The following coding sequences are from one Geothrix sp. window:
- a CDS encoding RrF2 family transcriptional regulator codes for MLYSTATGYALRALAALPEDGSFSLAKDLSSKLDLPGPYLAKILQGLVQADILESVRGPKGGFRFTRPSHRITVGEVVAALEGPDAMEGCIMGFPTCGGDHPCPLHDAWAAVKTQVTSSMTEATIRDLQLMDIRHQKEAEGRPSKNG; via the coding sequence ATGCTCTACTCCACGGCCACCGGCTATGCCCTCCGCGCCCTCGCGGCCCTGCCCGAAGACGGGTCCTTCAGCCTGGCGAAGGATCTGTCCTCCAAGCTGGACCTGCCCGGCCCCTACCTCGCGAAGATCCTGCAGGGCCTCGTCCAGGCGGACATCCTCGAATCCGTGCGCGGTCCGAAGGGCGGCTTCCGATTCACTCGCCCCTCCCACCGCATCACCGTCGGCGAAGTGGTGGCGGCCCTGGAGGGCCCGGACGCGATGGAGGGCTGCATCATGGGCTTCCCCACCTGCGGCGGCGATCACCCCTGCCCGCTGCACGATGCCTGGGCCGCCGTGAAGACCCAGGTGACCTCCTCCATGACCGAGGCCACCATCCGGGACCTCCAGCTCATGGACATCCGCCATCAGAAGGAAGCGGAAGGGCGTCCCTCGAAGAACGGCTGA
- a CDS encoding YwiC-like family protein, which yields MTKWLPPLRSILPAEHGSWFMLGFPLVLGLLLRPSLAGLCLGLAALSIFLGRPPLRRVLLGQRDPAQIRALLLLGALAIAFGVLALAIADARFLIPLACVAPLVLLALRADLTRTTRSLAVEMAAQGAFAGLAAAMLAAGGDPLPGALRAWWFVTLVGSANLAHVRRWLGQAHGIGHSDLRRRMIIVHVLHALLVGSSALLLATRGVAGILWTAWTVLLYLRALAPYRLVPARTLGWREGGLSVIGLALLWRALL from the coding sequence ATGACCAAATGGTTGCCGCCCCTCCGCTCCATCCTGCCCGCTGAACACGGCAGCTGGTTCATGCTCGGATTCCCGCTGGTGCTGGGCCTTCTGTTGCGTCCCAGTCTCGCCGGGCTCTGCCTGGGTCTCGCGGCGCTCTCCATCTTTCTGGGCCGACCGCCCCTCCGGCGCGTGCTCCTCGGGCAGAGGGATCCCGCCCAGATCCGAGCGCTCCTCCTGCTGGGCGCCCTGGCCATCGCCTTCGGTGTCCTGGCCCTGGCGATTGCTGATGCCCGGTTCCTCATTCCCCTGGCCTGCGTCGCGCCGCTCGTCCTCCTCGCCCTGCGGGCCGACCTGACCCGGACGACGCGGTCCCTGGCCGTGGAGATGGCGGCCCAGGGCGCCTTTGCCGGACTGGCGGCCGCCATGCTCGCGGCGGGCGGCGATCCGCTGCCGGGAGCCCTCCGCGCCTGGTGGTTCGTCACCCTCGTCGGCAGCGCCAACCTGGCCCACGTGCGCCGGTGGCTGGGCCAGGCCCACGGGATTGGGCATTCGGACCTGCGGCGGCGGATGATCATCGTCCATGTCCTCCACGCCCTGCTGGTCGGCTCATCGGCCCTCCTGCTGGCAACCCGCGGGGTGGCGGGAATCCTGTGGACCGCCTGGACGGTCCTGCTCTACCTGCGGGCCCTGGCCCCGTACCGCCTGGTCCCGGCCCGCACCCTCGGCTGGCGCGAGGGCGGCCTGAGCGTCATCGGGCTCGCCCTGCTCTGGCGCGCGCTGCTTTGA
- a CDS encoding Crp/Fnr family transcriptional regulator, translating to MPQAVLNLRRIEFLAGLPMNAAEEMASIAELRRFPDGARVYTQGDLVSGIYVVVKGGLKVFRTDGRGRVQVLQFLKVGDCVGEVPVFDGGPTPSSAESHGETECWLIPAAPLRQIVHRHPEVAEMIIHHFTAKVRHLVTLVETLSLHSVPERVAQLLLEAHEANPMRSLVEFQETQEDLAQCIGASREAFSRALRLLTDLGLIQSTFPVVRILDLGKLQRYAKG from the coding sequence ATGCCTCAAGCAGTCCTCAACCTGAGAAGGATCGAGTTCCTGGCCGGGCTGCCGATGAACGCGGCCGAGGAGATGGCCAGCATCGCCGAACTCCGTCGCTTCCCGGATGGCGCCCGCGTCTACACCCAGGGCGACCTGGTCTCGGGGATCTACGTCGTGGTCAAGGGCGGGCTGAAGGTCTTCCGCACCGATGGCCGGGGGCGGGTTCAGGTGCTCCAGTTCCTCAAGGTGGGCGACTGCGTGGGTGAAGTGCCGGTCTTCGACGGCGGCCCCACACCCTCCAGCGCCGAATCCCACGGCGAGACCGAGTGCTGGCTCATTCCCGCGGCACCGCTGCGCCAGATCGTGCATCGCCATCCCGAAGTGGCCGAGATGATCATCCACCACTTCACCGCCAAGGTGCGCCACCTGGTGACCCTGGTCGAAACCCTCAGCCTGCACAGCGTCCCCGAGCGCGTGGCCCAGCTGCTGCTGGAGGCCCACGAAGCGAATCCCATGCGATCCCTGGTGGAGTTCCAGGAAACGCAGGAGGACTTGGCCCAGTGCATCGGCGCCAGCCGCGAAGCCTTCAGCCGCGCCCTGCGCCTGCTGACGGACCTCGGACTGATCCAGAGCACCTTCCCGGTGGTGCGCATCCTCGATCTCGGGAAGCTGCAGCGCTACGCCAAGGGCTAG
- a CDS encoding gamma carbonic anhydrase family protein, translating into MIRPFQGMVPQIGSRVFIPDSALILGDVSIGDDVSIWFNCVIRGDVNWIRIGARANIQDACCLHVSNTIRPLLIEEEVSVAHNVMLHGCTIRRGALIGMSTTIMDGAEIGEGCLVAAGSLVREGFQAPPHSLVAGWPAVVKGPLSDRQREIATSVWARYVRYKEAYFADGWPIAEAPKIDAPRPGFAEGHPYP; encoded by the coding sequence ATGATCCGTCCTTTCCAAGGCATGGTTCCTCAGATCGGAAGCCGCGTGTTCATCCCGGACAGTGCGCTGATCCTGGGTGACGTGAGCATCGGCGACGACGTCAGCATCTGGTTCAACTGCGTCATCCGGGGCGACGTGAACTGGATCCGCATCGGCGCCCGCGCCAACATCCAGGACGCCTGCTGCCTGCACGTCTCCAATACGATCCGCCCTCTCCTGATCGAGGAGGAGGTGAGCGTGGCCCATAACGTCATGCTGCACGGCTGCACCATCCGCAGGGGCGCCCTCATCGGCATGAGCACCACCATCATGGATGGTGCCGAGATCGGAGAGGGCTGCCTGGTGGCCGCCGGCAGCTTGGTCCGCGAAGGCTTCCAGGCGCCGCCCCACAGCCTCGTGGCGGGCTGGCCCGCGGTCGTGAAGGGGCCCCTCAGCGACCGCCAGCGCGAGATCGCGACCAGCGTCTGGGCTCGCTACGTGCGCTACAAGGAGGCCTACTTCGCCGATGGCTGGCCCATCGCCGAGGCCCCGAAGATCGATGCCCCCCGGCCCGGCTTCGCCGAGGGGCATCCGTATCCGTGA
- a CDS encoding molybdopterin molybdotransferase MoeA produces MAMSCDHPDLLPLEEALQRLWEALPAPSLPEVRAERDDPATDRASMDGIALKASEGRAPRRILGTLFAGSDPAAFTVTPGTAVRIMTGAALPAGADAIVPVEQLEPVGGLVLPAIDPTSGDHVRRQGDQARGGDLLLPAGTPFNAARIALLAQEGQPMPARSRIRVGVASTGDELVPSPAPHQIRDSNGPMLAALAHILGAEVDLRPALADDPATLAAALRNPGDIRILLTSGGVSMGDHDHLPAVLRDLGATVLFHRIRLKPGKPMLAALLGDLLVLGLPGNPVSAYLNALLFLRPALARLEGRDAPDPWRRGRLSAPVKHKGDRPLLHPCRLVEGRLEPLPGKGSADLITLARADGFAWIDSPGQEAGAKVRWLPVI; encoded by the coding sequence ATGGCGATGAGCTGCGACCACCCCGACCTGCTGCCTCTGGAGGAGGCCCTCCAGCGCCTATGGGAGGCCCTGCCCGCCCCCTCGCTGCCGGAGGTTCGCGCCGAGCGGGACGACCCCGCCACGGACCGCGCCAGCATGGACGGCATCGCGCTGAAGGCCTCGGAGGGCCGCGCGCCACGACGGATCCTGGGCACCCTGTTCGCCGGCAGCGATCCCGCGGCCTTCACCGTCACGCCCGGCACAGCCGTTCGCATCATGACCGGCGCCGCGCTGCCCGCAGGGGCCGATGCCATCGTCCCGGTCGAGCAGCTCGAGCCCGTCGGGGGGCTGGTCCTCCCGGCCATCGACCCGACGTCCGGGGACCATGTCCGCCGCCAGGGCGACCAGGCCCGCGGCGGAGACCTGCTGCTGCCCGCGGGAACCCCCTTCAATGCCGCCCGCATCGCCCTCCTGGCGCAGGAGGGCCAGCCCATGCCCGCGCGGTCCCGGATCCGGGTGGGCGTGGCCTCCACCGGCGACGAGCTGGTGCCATCGCCGGCCCCGCATCAGATCCGGGATTCCAACGGCCCCATGCTCGCGGCCCTGGCCCACATCCTTGGTGCCGAGGTGGACCTCCGCCCGGCCCTGGCGGACGACCCCGCGACCCTGGCGGCGGCCCTGCGAAACCCAGGGGACATCCGCATCCTGCTGACCTCCGGCGGCGTGAGCATGGGGGACCACGACCACCTGCCTGCGGTGCTCAGGGATCTCGGCGCAACGGTCCTCTTCCACCGCATCCGCCTCAAGCCCGGCAAACCCATGCTGGCCGCCCTGCTGGGGGACCTGCTGGTGCTGGGCCTGCCGGGGAATCCGGTATCGGCCTACCTGAATGCGCTGCTCTTCCTGCGACCGGCCCTGGCCCGGCTGGAGGGCCGCGACGCGCCGGATCCGTGGCGCAGGGGCCGCCTGAGCGCCCCCGTGAAGCACAAGGGCGACCGCCCCCTGCTCCATCCCTGCCGCCTGGTGGAGGGGCGCCTCGAGCCACTGCCGGGCAAGGGCTCCGCAGACCTGATCACCCTGGCCAGGGCCGATGGCTTCGCCTGGATCGACAGCCCCGGCCAGGAGGCCGGGGCCAAGGTGAGGTGGTTGCCCGTCATCTAG
- the efp gene encoding elongation factor P — translation MPLILATQVRAGMIVNFENELCRVISVEHQTPGNLPARVQVKMKRLKDGINRENRFGSSDKVDKASLEQHMLEFLYEDGDNLVFMNNETYEQLEVSKDILGEDMVFLEPNMQVEIEFYEGQPMGATLPPSVVLEIVETDPVMKNANATGSYKPAKLNNGISVGVPPYMEAGQKIRVNTVDRTFMERVK, via the coding sequence ATGCCACTGATCCTCGCCACCCAGGTTCGCGCCGGGATGATCGTCAACTTCGAGAACGAACTCTGCCGCGTCATCAGTGTCGAGCACCAGACCCCCGGCAACCTGCCGGCGCGGGTCCAGGTCAAGATGAAGCGCCTGAAGGACGGCATCAACCGCGAGAACCGCTTCGGCAGCTCCGACAAGGTGGACAAGGCCAGCCTCGAGCAGCACATGCTCGAGTTCCTCTACGAGGACGGGGACAACCTCGTCTTCATGAACAACGAGACCTACGAGCAGCTCGAAGTCAGCAAGGACATCCTCGGCGAGGACATGGTCTTCCTCGAGCCCAACATGCAGGTGGAGATCGAGTTCTACGAGGGCCAGCCCATGGGCGCCACCCTGCCCCCCAGCGTGGTCCTGGAGATCGTGGAGACCGATCCCGTCATGAAGAACGCCAACGCCACGGGCTCGTACAAGCCCGCCAAGCTGAACAACGGCATCAGCGTGGGCGTACCCCCCTACATGGAAGCGGGGCAAAAGATTCGTGTGAACACCGTCGACCGCACCTTCATGGAGCGGGTGAAGTAG
- a CDS encoding pyridoxal phosphate-dependent aminotransferase, whose product MTDQLIPTRRAFPADDPIFALNAEAQARKATGESILNATVGALLDESGQLVVLDSVMDLWRELTALEVAPYAPIAGDPTFLNALVQRHWPSLRSAGAACATPGGSGAISLSMRNFLEAGQKVLTTAPYWGPYATMAAENGLSLVTAPWPEANQALDAAAWTGALQALLRDQGRALIILNDPCHNPTGRSLSVADRRAFADLLRTCSALGPITLLLDFAYLDYTRDPAFVAAALADYAVLGAEGRILVGASMSLSKSMTLYGARCGALAFPWCTDPALQAALTQSCRGTWSNCAKAPQALLLRLAKEGKAQERLAAEHRHWSDLLSARATALDAALVEAAMPPVHWMGGFFVCVSAPDPEAVCTQLKAQGVFTVPLPEGLRVGLCGLRASEAPRFAQALRQVLSVR is encoded by the coding sequence ATGACTGATCAGCTCATCCCCACCCGGCGTGCCTTCCCCGCGGACGACCCGATCTTCGCCCTGAATGCCGAAGCCCAGGCCCGCAAGGCCACGGGCGAGTCGATTCTCAACGCCACGGTGGGGGCCCTGCTGGATGAATCCGGGCAGCTGGTGGTGCTCGATTCGGTCATGGACCTGTGGCGGGAGCTGACGGCCCTGGAAGTGGCACCCTACGCCCCCATCGCCGGGGACCCCACGTTCCTGAATGCCCTGGTCCAGCGGCACTGGCCCTCGCTCCGTTCCGCCGGCGCCGCCTGCGCCACCCCGGGCGGCAGCGGGGCGATCTCCCTCTCCATGCGCAATTTCCTGGAGGCCGGCCAGAAGGTGCTCACCACCGCCCCGTACTGGGGGCCCTACGCCACCATGGCCGCGGAGAACGGCCTGAGCCTGGTCACCGCACCCTGGCCGGAGGCCAACCAGGCTCTGGACGCGGCCGCCTGGACCGGGGCCCTGCAGGCCCTGCTGAGGGATCAGGGGAGGGCGCTGATCATCCTCAATGATCCCTGCCACAACCCCACGGGGCGCAGCCTGAGCGTCGCGGATCGCCGGGCGTTCGCGGACCTTTTGCGCACCTGCTCCGCCCTGGGGCCCATCACCCTGCTCCTGGACTTCGCCTACCTGGACTACACGCGTGACCCGGCCTTCGTGGCGGCCGCACTGGCCGACTACGCGGTGCTGGGAGCCGAAGGCCGCATCCTGGTCGGGGCTTCCATGTCCCTGTCCAAGTCGATGACGCTGTATGGCGCGCGCTGCGGCGCACTGGCCTTCCCCTGGTGCACGGACCCGGCCCTGCAGGCCGCGCTCACCCAGTCCTGCCGCGGCACCTGGTCCAACTGCGCCAAGGCTCCCCAGGCCCTGCTCCTGCGTCTGGCGAAGGAGGGCAAGGCGCAGGAACGCCTGGCCGCCGAGCACCGCCACTGGTCCGACTTGCTGTCGGCCCGGGCCACGGCCCTGGATGCGGCCCTCGTCGAGGCGGCCATGCCGCCGGTCCACTGGATGGGGGGCTTCTTCGTCTGCGTGTCCGCGCCCGACCCCGAGGCCGTCTGCACACAGCTGAAGGCGCAGGGCGTCTTTACGGTGCCCCTGCCCGAGGGCCTGCGCGTGGGCCTCTGCGGCCTGCGGGCCTCGGAGGCTCCGCGCTTCGCCCAGGCGCTCCGGCAGGTCCTGTCGGTTCGCTGA